The genomic interval GGCACGTCCACGGCCAGCCGGACACGGACGATCGGATCGCGCTTCGATGCATCGCCGATCACGCCGCTGTCGACATCGGGATCGCCGCGCTCCAGCTTCTGGATATATTGCAGACCGCTCAGCACCCGGCCGAAGGCGGTGAGATTGCGGTCGAGACGTCGCGGCGCCTGCCCGATCACGATGTAAAACTCCGTCGTCGCGGTGTCGGGATCGTTGGCGCGCGCGAAGGCAAAGGTTCCTGGACAATGGATCAGCCATTCGCGTCCGTCCTTGGGGTCGCGCGCGACCGGAAAGCCGTCCTCGAACCCGACCTCCGGTGCCACCGGATCGGCATTGCCGAGCGGGGTGAACGCCGGCGTCGCCGCCGAGACCCGGTCGAACTCCGCCTTGAGCGGCGGCCACTGTTTCTGATCTTTCGCACCCACGGCTTGGTCCTTTGTCGGACCCGTCTCCTCGCCGATGCCGCCCTGCGCCACGAAGCCGTCGATGACGCGATAGAAG from Rhizomicrobium sp. carries:
- a CDS encoding peptidylprolyl isomerase, with the translated sequence MKTRLALVALLSVTAASAADPPPEAWRDVDPQNLVLIDTRYGQVAVELAPEFAPNHAERVRALIRAHFYDGLSFYRVIDGFVAQGGIGEETGPTKDQAVGAKDQKQWPPLKAEFDRVSAATPAFTPLGNADPVAPEVGFEDGFPVARDPKDGREWLIHCPGTFAFARANDPDTATTEFYIVIGQAPRRLDRNLTAFGRVLSGLQYIQKLERGDPDVDSGVIGDASKRDPIVRVRLAVDVPAAERPAFQVMRTESQSFADAVEARRHPTSPFYLHKPPPVLDICGVPVPLKRTAP